A genomic window from Sorex araneus isolate mSorAra2 chromosome 2, mSorAra2.pri, whole genome shotgun sequence includes:
- the LOC101542370 gene encoding keratin, type II microfibrillar, component 7C, whose amino-acid sequence MTCGFSTMGCGFGPRAFSCASACGPRPGRCCITAAPYRGISCYRGITGGFGSRSVCGGFRAGSCGSSFGYRSGGVCGPSPPCITTVSVNESLLTPLNLEIDPNAQCVKQEEKEQIKCLNSRFAAFIDKVRFLEQQNKLLETKWQFYQNRECCESNLEPLFSGYIETLRREAECVEADSGRLASELNHVQEVLEGYKKKYEEEVCLRATAENEFVALKKDVDCAYLRKSDLEANAEALTQEIDFLRRLYEEEIRVLNAHISDTSVVVKMDNSRDLNMDCIIAEIKAQYDDIASRSRAEAESWYRTKCEEMKATVIRHGETLRRTKEEINELNRMIQRLTAEVENAKCQNTKLEAAVSQSEQQGEAALCDAKCKLAGLEEALQKAKQDMACLVKEYQEVMNSKLGLDIEIATYRRLLEGEEQRLCEGVGSV is encoded by the exons ATGACCTGCGGCTTTAGCACCATGGGCTGTGGGTTCGGCCCCAGAGCCTTCAGCTGCGCCTCGGCCTGcgggccccggcccggccgctgCTGCATCACGGCCGCCCCCTACCGCGGCATCTCCTGCTACCGGGGCATCACCGGGGGCTTCGGCAGCCGCAGCGTCTGCGGGGGCTTCCGAGCCGGCTCCTGTGGAAGCAGCTTTGGGTACCGCTCCGGGGGGGTGTGCGGGCCCAGCCCGCCCTGCATCACCACCGTGTCTGTCAATGAGAGCCTCCTCACGCCCCTCAACCTGGAGATCGACCCCAACGCCCAGTGCgtgaagcaggaggagaaggagcagatCAAGTGCCTCAACAGCAGGTTCGCTGCCTTCATCGACAAG GTGCGCTTCCTGGAGCAGCAGAACAAGCTGCTGGAGACCAAGTGGCAGTTCTACCAGAACCGCGAGTGCTGCGAGAGCAACCTGGAGCCGCTATTCTCGGGCTACATCGAGACGCTGCGGCGGGAGGCCGAGTGCGTGGAGGCCGACAGCGGGAGGCTGGCCTCCGAGCTCAACCACGTGCAGGAGGTGCTGGAGGGCTACAAGAAGAA GTACGAGGAGGAAGTCTGCCTGAGAGCGACAGCTGAGAACGAGTTTGTGGCCCTGAAGAAG GACGTGGACTGTGCCTACCTGCGCAAGTCGGACCTGGAGGCCAACGCGGAGGCGCTGACCCAGGAGATTGACTTCCTGCGCCGCCTGTACGAGGAG GAGATCCGTGTGCTCAACGCCCACATCTCAGACACCTCGGTCGTGGTCAAGATGGACAACAGCCGGGACCTGAACATGGACTGCATCATCGCCGAGATCAAGGCCCAGTATGACGACATTGCCAGCCGCAGCCGGGCCGAGGCCGAGAGCTGGTACCGCACCAAG TGTGAGGAGATGAAGGCCACCGTCATCAGGCACGGGGAGACCCTGCGCCGCACCAAGGAGGAGATCAACGAGCTGAACCGCATGATCCAGAGGCTCACGGCCGAGGTGGAGAATGCCAAGTGCCAG AACACCAAGCTGGAGGCCGCCGTGTCCCAGTCTGAGCAGCAGGGCGAGGCGGCCCTGTGCGACGCCAAGTGCAAGCTGGCCGGCCTGGAGGAGGCCCTGCAGAAGGCCAAGCAGGACATGGCGTGCCTGGTGAAGGAGTACCAGGAGGTGATGAACTCCAAGCTGGGCCTGGACATCGAGATCGCCACCTACCGGCGCCTGCTGGAGGGCGAGGAGCAGAG